In Eupeodes corollae chromosome 3, idEupCoro1.1, whole genome shotgun sequence, a single genomic region encodes these proteins:
- the LOC129951060 gene encoding probable DNA double-strand break repair Rad50 ATPase has product METPSAEEQQFDQKLEVANKAKEAYAQLYKELVENLRLEHFEDIVNILKADSVAFNKEEILRYFKTNLQQDVINSMDKSWATCNIGVNIATLEVLKDKFRHRKDAKWRPTGKTVEEQTLPIRVQKLDAQCSYLRKQVDFQNAKLEELLQQNTMYRNDVEQFKVRRSFIRDQMHRGTSELQNLKNEYEDAIVQILNQD; this is encoded by the exons ATGGAAACTCCCAGCGCCGAAGAACAACAATTTGACCAAAAACTTGAAGTGGCGAACAAAGCGAAGGAAGCCTACGCTCAGCTTTACAAGGAACTGGTAGAGAATTTGAG gttGGAACATTTTGAGGACATTGTCAATATTCTGAAGGCAGATAGTGTGGCCTttaacaaagaagagattctgCGTTATTTTAAGACGAATCTCCAACAAGATGTTATCAATTCTATGGATAAAAGTTGGGCAACCTGTAACATCGGTGTTAACATTGCTACTCTAGAAGTACTGAAGGACAAATTCAGGCATCGCAAAGATGCCAAGTG GCGACCCACTGGAAAAACGGTGGAAGAACAAACCTTACCCATTCGAGTGCAAAAGCTCGACGCACAATGCAGTTACCTTAGGAAGCAAGTTGATTTCCAAAATGCCAAGCTTGAG GAACTCTTGCAACAAAATACAATGTACCGCAATGATGTGGAGCAATTTAAGGTACGGCGTAGTTTCATCCGTGACCAAATGCATCGTGGAACATCAGAgttgcaaaatttaaagaacGAATATGAAGATGCAATCGTGCAAATTCTCAACCAGGATTAG